In a single window of the Candoia aspera isolate rCanAsp1 chromosome 14, rCanAsp1.hap2, whole genome shotgun sequence genome:
- the LOC134505160 gene encoding transmembrane protein 100-like, with the protein MMNCKSNSLTCLQGGKPGLPVAATTDSTATLNKLALATGGTEKSWYRCIFPFGIVALVIGIAATCITFTINGPQMDIAKVVSVATLISGVGLLVAALVCWRAKRERQRKKQQEEPLPLEPGAL; encoded by the coding sequence ATGATGAACTGTAAGTCCAACTCCCTGACTTGCCTCCAAGGAGGAAAACCAGGGCTGCCCGTAGCTGCCACCACAGACTCCACAGCCACCTTGAACAAGCTTGCCCTGGCCACAGGGGGCACCGAGAAGTCCTGGTACCGTTGCATCTTCCCCTTCGGCATCGTTGCCTTGGTGATTGGCATTGCCGCCACCTGCATCACCTTCACCATCAATGGGCCCCAAATGGACATTGCCAAGGTGGTCTCCGTGGCCACCTTGATTTCCGGAGTTGGCCTCCTGGTGGCCGCGTTGGTCTGCTGGCGGGCGAAGCGAGAGCGCCAACggaaaaagcagcaggaagaaCCCCTTCCCTTGGAACCAGGAGCTCTATGA